One window of the Labilibaculum sp. genome contains the following:
- a CDS encoding glutaminase codes for MEYQKIFTEILKKMDDYKDSGSPASYIPELRDVNPDKFGVHLITNTNQNFSLGDSEEKFSIQSISKVLSLVMAYKLEDENLWKRVGVEPSGTPFNSLVQLEYDQGIPRNPFINAGALVICDVLVEHLENPKEEFLNFVRALSGNSSLEYCSRISESEKSTGYRNAALINLMKDLGNIRNDIDTVLDFYFNLCSIEMTCSELARTFLFLASYGIDPITKERFLSSSKSKRVNAIMQLCGFYDEAGEFSFKVGLPGKSGVGGGIVAILPNQYSIAVWSPRLNKKGNSSKGMKFLELFTSETESSIF; via the coding sequence ATGGAATACCAAAAGATATTTACTGAGATTTTAAAAAAGATGGACGATTATAAGGATTCCGGGAGTCCTGCGTCTTATATTCCGGAACTTCGTGATGTTAATCCGGACAAATTTGGAGTTCATTTAATTACAAATACAAACCAAAATTTTAGTCTGGGAGATTCAGAAGAAAAGTTCTCCATACAAAGTATTTCAAAAGTTTTGTCCTTGGTAATGGCTTACAAATTGGAAGACGAGAATTTATGGAAAAGAGTAGGAGTTGAACCATCTGGTACTCCTTTTAATTCCTTGGTTCAGTTAGAATACGATCAGGGAATTCCGCGTAATCCATTTATAAATGCAGGAGCATTGGTAATTTGCGATGTGTTAGTGGAACATCTGGAAAATCCTAAAGAAGAATTTCTGAATTTTGTAAGAGCTCTGTCAGGTAATTCTTCTCTTGAGTATTGTTCCCGTATTTCCGAATCAGAAAAATCAACAGGTTATCGAAATGCTGCTCTAATCAATTTAATGAAGGATTTAGGGAATATCCGTAATGATATTGATACCGTTCTGGACTTTTATTTCAATTTGTGTTCCATCGAAATGACTTGCAGCGAACTTGCACGAACATTTCTATTTTTAGCTTCGTATGGTATAGATCCGATAACAAAAGAAAGGTTTTTAAGTTCGAGTAAATCGAAAAGAGTGAATGCAATTATGCAATTGTGTGGCTTTTACGATGAGGCCGGAGAATTTTCGTTTAAAGTCGGATTGCCCGGAAAGAGTGGAGTAGGAGGTGGCATTGTTGCCATTCTTCCTAATCAATACAGCATTGCAGTATGGAGTCCAAGGTTGAATAAAAAGGGAAATTCGAGTAAGGGAATGAAATTTTTGGAACTGTTTACCAGCGAAACTGAATCTTCAATTTTTTAA
- a CDS encoding carboxylesterase family protein, producing MGKMYLVVCFCFLSFIIMAQNTNSSKQVKIENGVIEGIKDPHKGLSLYFGIPFAKPPVGELRWKAPQPLDNWDGILETKKFGAKPVQTNVYGDMKSRSESMSEDCLYLNVWTPAKKGDGKELPVLVYFYGGGFLAGDGSEPRYDGAAMAQKGIVVVTVNYRLNIFGFFAHPELSEEAGYKASGNYGLLDQSAALKWVQRNISAFGGNPNKVTIAGESAGSISVSAQMASPLSNKLIAGAIGESGAAINPTLFPIPLAEAEQKGVEFTKKAGLTSLAGLRKLTTDELFEICKQSKIYSFPTVLDGYFYSKSLPAVFNAKEQAQVPLLVGWNSAEIPGMAFMQGLPYTKENFIKKVKITYPDSYDEVLKLYAHDTEKEIEQSATDLASDRFISYSTWKWFDLHRKNSSQPVYRYLFSRIRPALVDQESVSGLAGGTKKKEDDSFKMPEPIGAAHASEIEYCMGNLSLVNDYAWTDDDYTVSESMQTYFANFIRTGNPNGVGLEKWPAAEAMDPAPPVMLIDVESKVVDAKNDNRYLFLDRHYKNNQ from the coding sequence ATGGGAAAAATGTATTTGGTCGTTTGTTTTTGTTTTCTGAGTTTCATCATAATGGCTCAGAATACAAACAGTTCCAAACAAGTAAAAATTGAGAATGGAGTAATCGAAGGAATTAAAGATCCGCACAAAGGTCTTAGTCTGTATTTTGGAATTCCATTTGCAAAGCCACCTGTTGGTGAATTGCGATGGAAAGCTCCTCAGCCATTGGACAATTGGGACGGAATTTTAGAGACTAAAAAATTTGGAGCAAAGCCTGTTCAAACGAATGTTTACGGTGATATGAAATCCCGTTCGGAGAGTATGAGCGAGGATTGTCTTTATCTTAATGTTTGGACTCCTGCCAAAAAGGGCGATGGGAAAGAATTGCCTGTTCTGGTCTATTTTTATGGGGGTGGTTTTTTGGCCGGAGATGGTTCTGAACCGAGATATGATGGTGCAGCCATGGCGCAAAAAGGAATTGTTGTAGTTACCGTAAATTACCGTTTGAATATCTTTGGTTTTTTTGCTCATCCGGAACTTAGTGAAGAGGCAGGTTATAAGGCATCTGGTAATTATGGATTGCTTGATCAGAGTGCAGCCCTGAAATGGGTGCAAAGAAATATTTCAGCATTTGGAGGGAATCCGAATAAGGTGACCATAGCAGGAGAATCAGCAGGGTCTATTTCAGTAAGTGCTCAGATGGCTTCTCCTTTATCAAATAAATTAATTGCAGGTGCAATTGGCGAAAGTGGGGCTGCAATTAATCCAACTTTATTTCCAATACCCTTGGCAGAGGCAGAGCAAAAAGGCGTAGAGTTTACTAAAAAGGCTGGTTTAACTTCATTGGCCGGATTAAGAAAACTAACTACGGATGAACTTTTTGAAATTTGCAAACAATCGAAAATTTATAGCTTTCCAACCGTTCTTGACGGATATTTTTACTCCAAATCACTCCCTGCTGTTTTTAATGCGAAGGAACAGGCACAGGTGCCTTTATTGGTGGGATGGAATTCGGCTGAAATTCCCGGAATGGCATTTATGCAGGGACTGCCGTATACTAAGGAGAATTTTATTAAAAAGGTGAAAATTACTTATCCTGATTCTTACGATGAGGTGCTAAAACTTTATGCACATGATACTGAAAAAGAAATAGAACAGTCGGCAACGGATCTTGCGTCCGACAGGTTTATATCCTACAGTACGTGGAAATGGTTTGATTTGCACCGGAAAAATAGTTCTCAGCCTGTGTACAGATATCTTTTCAGTAGAATTCGTCCGGCCCTGGTTGATCAGGAATCCGTATCAGGACTTGCCGGAGGTACGAAAAAGAAAGAGGATGATTCATTTAAGATGCCTGAGCCGATTGGCGCTGCTCATGCCAGTGAAATTGAATACTGCATGGGCAACCTGTCTTTGGTTAACGATTATGCATGGACAGATGATGATTATACTGTATCGGAAAGCATGCAGACTTATTTTGCCAACTTTATACGAACAGGCAACCCTAATGGAGTTGGTCTTGAGAAATGGCCGGCAGCTGAGGCAATGGATCCTGCTCCGCCTGTCATGCTTATTGATGTAGAATCAAAAGTGGTTGACGCAAAGAATGATAATCGCTACTTATTTTTGGATCGTCATTATAAAAATAATCAGTAA
- a CDS encoding ATP-binding protein, with amino-acid sequence MVKIKFEHKILIFYLLVGGLWISFSDQLVKNIISDPDFLTEIQTYKGWFYVLVTGILFYVLLKMHLVKIRKAEKKARESDALKTAFLQNISHEIRTPMNGIIGFAGLLKENDLTRDQKEMYLDIITKSSDQLLNVVNDVLDVSLLDSGNVIINKTQFKLNEFLEQIHSVHGTILTKDISLQLNNTLYSSDYIVFSDRVKLGQILDNLISNAIKYTLKGEVELGCEMKEDQLLFYVKDSGIGIAPEYHEKIFDRFHRAEIETTKTIGGAGLGLAICRGNVNLLGGDIWVESNLGIGSKFYFTIPGDFVVQKPTVEEKADSKSVLRPGCVLVAEDEEYNFLYISRILNDAGIDFLRAKNGQEAVDICRNNSNLGMILMDIKMPILNGYEAVKIIREFRNNIPIIAQTAFAIGNEKRKALDVGCNDYISKPFKRDELLNKIRKNIR; translated from the coding sequence ATGGTAAAGATAAAATTCGAACATAAAATTTTGATTTTCTATTTGTTGGTGGGAGGATTATGGATTTCATTCTCTGACCAATTGGTGAAAAATATAATTTCCGATCCTGATTTTCTAACAGAAATACAAACATATAAAGGTTGGTTTTATGTTTTAGTGACTGGAATCTTGTTCTACGTTTTGCTGAAAATGCATTTGGTGAAAATTCGTAAGGCAGAAAAAAAAGCGAGAGAGAGCGACGCTTTGAAAACAGCCTTTTTGCAAAATATATCGCATGAAATAAGAACGCCAATGAATGGAATTATTGGTTTTGCAGGTCTTTTAAAAGAAAATGATCTGACGAGGGATCAAAAAGAAATGTACCTTGATATTATAACTAAAAGTTCGGATCAATTGCTTAACGTAGTTAATGATGTATTGGATGTTTCGTTGCTGGATTCGGGAAATGTGATCATTAATAAGACCCAATTTAAGCTGAACGAATTTCTGGAACAGATTCATTCAGTTCATGGCACAATTTTAACGAAAGATATTTCTCTTCAGTTAAATAATACTCTTTACAGTTCAGATTACATTGTTTTTTCCGATAGAGTAAAGTTGGGACAAATTCTAGATAATCTGATCAGTAATGCAATAAAGTATACTCTAAAAGGAGAGGTTGAATTGGGATGTGAGATGAAGGAAGATCAATTGCTGTTTTATGTAAAGGATTCAGGGATTGGAATTGCTCCGGAATATCATGAGAAAATTTTTGATCGTTTTCACAGGGCAGAGATTGAAACAACAAAAACGATTGGTGGAGCGGGCTTAGGCTTAGCCATTTGCAGAGGGAATGTGAATTTATTAGGTGGTGATATTTGGGTAGAATCCAATCTTGGAATTGGTTCCAAATTCTATTTTACAATTCCTGGTGATTTCGTTGTTCAGAAACCTACAGTAGAGGAAAAAGCAGATTCGAAGAGTGTTTTAAGGCCGGGTTGTGTGCTTGTTGCAGAAGATGAAGAATATAATTTTCTTTACATATCAAGAATATTAAACGATGCGGGAATCGATTTTTTAAGAGCGAAAAATGGACAGGAAGCAGTGGACATTTGTCGGAACAACTCAAATTTAGGAATGATTTTGATGGACATTAAAATGCCAATTTTAAATGGTTACGAAGCGGTTAAGATAATTCGGGAGTTTCGTAATAACATTCCTATTATTGCTCAAACCGCTTTTGCCATTGGAAACGAAAAAAGAAAGGCTTTGGATGTAGGGTGTAATGATTACATATCAAAGCCATTTAAGAGAGATGAATTGTTAAATAAGATTAGAAAAAATATCAGATAA
- a CDS encoding pseudouridine synthase — MELKRLNKAIAETGYCSRREADKLIESGRVKVNGTTADLGVKVTGEDTIKVKGQTITKQVGNIYLAFNKPVGITCTTDTHIKGNIITYLNYPERIFPIGRLDKPSEGLIFLTNDGDIVNKILRSRNNHEKEYIVRVNKRITSDFIKKMGNGVPILDTVTKKCKVWRVDDFTFKIILTQGLNRQIRRMCEYLDYNVKTLQRLRIMNISLGSLKVGKYRSFTKTELQTLLNLCEDSAKTFDEI; from the coding sequence ATGGAATTAAAACGACTAAACAAGGCAATTGCCGAAACAGGATATTGTTCACGAAGAGAGGCTGATAAGCTGATTGAGAGTGGGAGAGTGAAGGTGAACGGAACAACTGCAGATTTAGGCGTTAAGGTTACCGGCGAGGATACGATCAAGGTAAAAGGACAAACCATTACCAAGCAAGTAGGAAATATTTATTTGGCATTTAACAAACCAGTTGGCATTACCTGCACTACAGATACTCATATCAAGGGAAATATTATAACTTACCTTAATTATCCGGAGCGGATTTTCCCAATTGGACGATTGGATAAACCGAGTGAAGGGCTTATTTTTTTGACCAATGACGGCGATATCGTGAACAAAATACTTCGCTCTCGTAACAACCACGAAAAAGAATATATTGTTCGGGTAAATAAAAGAATAACATCCGATTTTATTAAAAAAATGGGAAATGGTGTTCCTATATTAGATACCGTAACTAAGAAATGTAAAGTTTGGAGAGTTGATGATTTTACATTTAAAATAATTCTGACTCAGGGCTTAAACAGACAAATTCGCAGAATGTGCGAATATCTGGATTATAATGTGAAAACCCTGCAAAGGCTTCGGATTATGAACATCTCCTTAGGCAGCTTAAAAGTTGGAAAGTACCGCTCGTTTACTAAAACTGAATTGCAAACCTTGCTTAATTTGTGCGAGGATTCCGCTAAAACCTTCGATGAGATTTAA
- a CDS encoding carbonic anhydrase → MNRLLPVNCIEDILPEYRHTPIGLLLEFHNLKLPFATYTEAQLLVGMCMDNRKHLHIPENFSYIIRSGGANLRYSEFKVSYAISVGKIKHIALIGHDNCGMVNLHSRKDEFIRGLVGTAGWTAERAEEHFTNFAPMFEIGNEIEFVVTEAKRLRVKYPKITVAPLFYHVETNRLSIVEE, encoded by the coding sequence ATGAATCGACTGTTACCTGTTAATTGTATTGAGGATATTTTGCCGGAATATCGACATACACCCATTGGATTGCTGCTGGAGTTCCATAACTTAAAACTGCCTTTTGCCACTTATACCGAAGCCCAGCTTTTGGTTGGTATGTGTATGGATAATCGCAAACATCTGCATATCCCTGAAAATTTCTCTTATATTATCCGATCAGGAGGAGCCAATTTAAGATATAGTGAGTTTAAAGTTTCATACGCAATTTCTGTTGGTAAAATTAAGCACATAGCACTCATTGGCCATGATAACTGCGGCATGGTTAATCTGCATTCCCGAAAAGATGAATTTATACGTGGTTTGGTTGGTACTGCAGGTTGGACAGCAGAAAGAGCGGAAGAACATTTTACCAATTTTGCTCCCATGTTTGAAATTGGAAATGAAATAGAATTTGTAGTGACTGAAGCCAAGCGATTGCGTGTGAAATATCCGAAAATTACAGTTGCTCCTTTGTTTTATCATGTGGAAACCAACCGCTTGTCGATTGTAGAAGAGTAA
- a CDS encoding helix-turn-helix domain-containing protein codes for MTSNKTIPINELILSEMKKQEVSISDMAKKLGLSLNATYNTLKKPDIQTDRLAKISEILQVNFFKILAGELNIENPINPQIEKLTTENEILKEVIRLLGGNK; via the coding sequence ATGACTTCGAATAAAACAATCCCCATTAACGAGCTGATCTTATCAGAAATGAAAAAGCAGGAAGTGAGCATATCTGATATGGCTAAAAAGCTTGGCTTAAGTTTAAATGCCACCTACAACACCCTAAAAAAGCCAGACATTCAAACCGATCGTCTGGCTAAGATTAGTGAAATACTTCAGGTTAATTTTTTTAAGATACTCGCCGGAGAGCTCAATATCGAAAACCCAATCAATCCGCAAATAGAGAAGCTTACTACTGAAAATGAAATCCTGAAAGAGGTAATTCGCCTTTTGGGCGGCAACAAATAA
- a CDS encoding sulfurtransferase: MLKTQIKLKPVVSAKWLSQHLYDPNLLILDASLKDNKAGLKSEYEGIQIVNARFFDLKNVFCDPDNPISNMIPSPERFTSECRKLGINKNSKIVVYDNLGTYSSPRVWWLFKVMGHDDVAVLNGGLPVWSKENFAVETKKSIELEPGDFQADFNLESVLNSEQILENINSEQSLVIDVRSEDRFLGRVPEPRENVKSGHIPKSINIPFSSVLANGMFLPKNELNEIFERLSVKNKPLVFCCGSGVSACIVLLACELVRTNSKYLYDGSWAEWGQLENYPVE, translated from the coding sequence ATGTTAAAAACTCAAATCAAATTGAAACCGGTAGTATCAGCCAAATGGCTTTCTCAGCATTTGTATGATCCTAATCTGCTTATTCTTGATGCTAGTCTAAAGGATAATAAGGCCGGGTTAAAATCAGAATACGAAGGTATTCAAATTGTGAATGCACGCTTTTTCGATTTGAAAAATGTGTTTTGTGATCCTGATAATCCAATTTCAAATATGATTCCAAGTCCGGAGCGATTTACCTCAGAGTGCCGTAAACTGGGAATTAATAAGAATAGTAAAATAGTTGTTTACGATAATTTAGGTACTTATTCAAGTCCAAGGGTTTGGTGGCTGTTTAAAGTAATGGGGCATGATGATGTTGCAGTTTTGAATGGTGGTTTGCCAGTTTGGAGCAAAGAAAATTTTGCAGTAGAGACAAAGAAATCTATCGAATTGGAGCCGGGCGATTTCCAAGCTGATTTTAATCTGGAATCAGTCTTGAATTCTGAACAAATTCTCGAAAATATCAATAGTGAGCAGAGCCTTGTAATTGATGTTCGTTCAGAAGATCGGTTTTTGGGCAGAGTTCCCGAACCCAGGGAAAATGTGAAAAGTGGTCACATTCCAAAATCCATTAATATTCCTTTTAGCAGCGTTTTGGCTAATGGAATGTTTCTGCCGAAAAATGAATTAAATGAGATTTTTGAACGCTTATCTGTAAAGAATAAACCCTTGGTTTTTTGCTGCGGATCGGGAGTAAGTGCTTGTATTGTTTTACTGGCCTGCGAGCTGGTGCGAACAAACAGCAAATATCTTTACGATGGTTCGTGGGCGGAATGGGGACAGTTGGAAAATTATCCGGTCGAATAA